The Corynebacterium glaucum genome includes a region encoding these proteins:
- the rpsB gene encoding 30S ribosomal protein S2 — MAVVTMRELLDAGVHFGHQTRRWNPKMRRFIFTDRNGIYIIDLQQTLTYIDEAYEFVKETVAHGGTILFVGTKKQAQEPIQEEAERVGMPYVTHRWLGGMLTNFQTVSKRIARMKELQAMDAAEEGYAGRGKKEVLMLNRERIKLERVLGGISDMTKAPSALWIVDTNKEHIAVSEAQKLRIPVVAVLDTNCDPDVVDYPIPGNDDAIRSVKLLTHIVGEAVNEGKQQREERQLAKAREAAGDTDAKIQAEASLAAAEAAASDEVSAADAGAAAAAAEATAPQVVEEVEQPAAVRATEQAAAAPANETGKVDEGIQISGTESATQA; from the coding sequence ATGGCAGTTGTAACCATGCGCGAACTCCTCGACGCGGGTGTCCACTTTGGCCACCAGACGCGTCGCTGGAACCCGAAGATGCGTCGCTTCATCTTCACCGACCGCAACGGCATCTACATCATCGACCTGCAGCAGACGCTGACCTACATCGACGAGGCGTACGAGTTTGTCAAGGAGACTGTCGCACACGGCGGCACCATCCTGTTCGTCGGTACTAAGAAGCAGGCCCAGGAGCCGATCCAGGAAGAAGCTGAGCGCGTCGGCATGCCGTACGTGACCCACCGTTGGCTCGGTGGCATGCTCACCAACTTCCAGACCGTGTCCAAGCGCATCGCCCGCATGAAGGAACTGCAGGCCATGGATGCAGCCGAGGAAGGCTACGCAGGCCGCGGTAAGAAGGAAGTGCTCATGCTCAACCGCGAGCGCATCAAGCTCGAGCGCGTGCTGGGCGGCATCTCCGACATGACCAAGGCGCCGTCCGCGCTGTGGATCGTGGACACCAACAAGGAGCACATCGCTGTCTCCGAGGCGCAAAAGCTGCGCATCCCGGTTGTTGCTGTGCTGGACACCAACTGTGACCCGGATGTTGTCGATTACCCGATCCCGGGCAACGATGACGCAATTCGCTCCGTGAAGCTGCTCACCCACATTGTGGGCGAGGCTGTCAACGAGGGCAAGCAGCAGCGCGAGGAGCGCCAGCTGGCGAAGGCTCGCGAGGCTGCAGGCGATACCGACGCCAAGATCCAGGCCGAGGCATCCCTGGCCGCAGCAGAGGCAGCAGCTTCCGACGAGGTTTCCGCAGCTGATGCCGGTGCTGCCGCTGCCGCTGCAGAAGCAACCGCACCGCAGGTTGTTGAAGAGGTTGAGCAGCCGGCTGCCGTCCGTGCCACAGAGCAGGCAGCAGCCGCTCCGGCCAACGAGACTGGCAAGGTTGACGAAGGCATCCAGATCTCTGGCACCGAGTCCGCGACCCAGGCGTAA
- a CDS encoding M23 family metallopeptidase, with protein MGIRLTTVFCTAIILFFTPATALAWVDPTTGMPHPTHVTRRAEIPEKNWLPGHRGVDLAARPGAAVVAAGSGAVAFVGVVAGTPVVSIDHPPSDAHPEGLRTTYQPVHSSLTVGDSVEEGQVIGTLARPVPAHSGEHDGLHWGVRTGPDAYIDPLTLLDAPRIRLKPATQGDRPTRADALGRTPS; from the coding sequence ATGGGCATTCGCTTGACGACGGTCTTCTGCACCGCCATCATCCTCTTCTTCACCCCCGCAACCGCACTCGCTTGGGTTGACCCAACCACCGGGATGCCTCACCCGACCCACGTCACCCGCCGTGCTGAAATCCCGGAGAAGAATTGGCTTCCCGGCCACCGCGGCGTAGACCTGGCCGCACGCCCCGGCGCGGCTGTAGTGGCAGCGGGCAGTGGAGCCGTGGCGTTTGTCGGTGTCGTGGCTGGGACCCCGGTGGTTTCGATCGATCACCCGCCTTCGGACGCCCACCCCGAAGGCCTTCGCACCACTTACCAACCCGTGCACAGTTCACTAACGGTCGGCGACTCCGTTGAAGAGGGTCAAGTGATCGGCACCCTCGCGCGCCCCGTCCCTGCCCACTCAGGTGAACACGACGGCCTGCACTGGGGAGTCCGCACCGGTCCCGACGCTTACATCGACCCGTTGACGCTGCTCGACGCCCCTCGTATCCGCCTCAAACCAGCCACGCAGGGCGACCGACCTACGCGCGCGGATGCGCTTGGTCGTACACCTTCTTGA
- a CDS encoding tyrosine recombinase XerC yields MSEGSSQIQAAVEDFAEHARLVLGRSENTVRAYQSDLALLTGVIDKFADFTLENLRLWLADAVAQGKARSTLARRTASVRAFSTWAYHQGYIEADVAARLVTPKINRPLPTVVRPETAETMVSGEATEEERASGPESLRDRAMLELLYATGMRVGELTGLEVGDVDFGRNLAKVTGKGNKQRVVPFGAPAERAVKAWLDGGRPELAEEGEVALFVGSRGKRIDPRQVRRVVERAAQRAGAADVTPHSMRHSAATHLLEGGADLRVVQELLGHSSLQTTQIYTHVSAQRLKKVYDQAHPRA; encoded by the coding sequence GTGAGTGAAGGAAGCAGCCAAATCCAGGCGGCGGTGGAGGACTTTGCCGAACATGCCCGCCTGGTGCTTGGTCGTTCCGAAAACACTGTGCGCGCCTATCAATCCGACCTCGCGCTGCTTACGGGAGTCATCGATAAGTTTGCTGACTTCACGCTGGAGAACCTGCGCTTGTGGCTTGCGGATGCAGTTGCGCAAGGCAAGGCTCGTTCGACGCTGGCGCGTCGCACTGCGTCGGTGCGGGCGTTCTCTACGTGGGCGTATCACCAGGGCTACATCGAGGCTGATGTTGCCGCGCGCCTGGTGACGCCGAAAATCAACCGACCGCTGCCAACTGTGGTTCGCCCCGAGACGGCAGAAACGATGGTGTCCGGGGAGGCTACGGAAGAAGAGCGTGCGTCAGGGCCGGAGTCGCTGCGCGACCGCGCCATGCTCGAGCTGCTGTACGCCACGGGCATGCGCGTGGGCGAACTCACCGGGCTTGAGGTTGGCGACGTTGACTTCGGGCGCAATCTCGCGAAGGTTACCGGCAAAGGCAACAAGCAACGCGTGGTGCCGTTCGGTGCACCGGCGGAGCGCGCGGTCAAAGCGTGGCTCGATGGCGGGCGCCCGGAGCTCGCCGAAGAGGGTGAAGTCGCGCTCTTTGTGGGCAGTCGGGGTAAGCGGATCGACCCTCGTCAGGTGCGCAGGGTAGTGGAGCGTGCTGCGCAGCGCGCGGGTGCGGCCGACGTGACGCCGCACTCCATGCGCCATTCCGCTGCGACGCACCTGCTCGAGGGCGGGGCTGATCTTCGCGTGGTGCAGGAACTGCTCGGGCATTCGAGTCTGCAGACCACGCAGATCTACACGCACGTGTCGGCGCAGCGCCTCAAGAAGGTGTACGACCAAGCGCATCCGCGCGCGTAG
- the dprA gene encoding DNA-processing protein DprA has product MSSLESWAYLSRVVEGPSPHLQALLRVGHDADEIARGVRQRETWIGGLLGPTERRFEIERAEDDLREAAELGYHLLTPEHPNWPIEAIQRSFSAADSGELERGCEPHVLWVRGNQNLPSLFDAAVGIVGTRNASVYGHQATADLVGGLAKHRYTIVSGGALGIDTVAHDTALAAGTPSVVVTACGPGVTYPKQNERLFNRVAKQGGAIISEYPPGTTPDRHRFLTRNRLIAALSRGSVVIEAAYRSGALNTMKWARTFNRVCMSVPGSIMSQGSLGTNLLIYNKEAQMVLNADQIHELLSPVGEVDAQMALEFKHEPSPLQQLSYNELRVYDSLPPVGRGASDAETVAAAAGMAVGITVHLLLELEQRKLVARDKRLWRRVPLGDESLE; this is encoded by the coding sequence ATGAGTTCGCTTGAGTCGTGGGCGTACTTGAGCCGGGTCGTGGAGGGGCCCTCACCGCATCTGCAAGCGTTGCTGCGCGTCGGGCACGACGCGGACGAGATCGCCCGTGGCGTGCGGCAAAGGGAGACATGGATCGGTGGCTTGTTAGGTCCCACCGAGAGGCGCTTCGAAATTGAACGAGCGGAGGACGATCTGCGCGAGGCGGCGGAGCTGGGGTACCACCTGCTCACGCCTGAGCACCCGAATTGGCCGATTGAGGCAATTCAGCGCAGTTTCAGTGCAGCCGATTCAGGCGAGCTTGAACGTGGTTGCGAGCCCCACGTGTTGTGGGTGCGCGGCAACCAAAATCTGCCGAGCTTATTTGATGCGGCGGTGGGGATTGTGGGTACCCGCAACGCGTCTGTATATGGGCATCAAGCCACCGCGGATCTCGTTGGCGGGCTGGCCAAGCATCGCTACACGATTGTCTCGGGCGGGGCGTTAGGCATCGACACCGTGGCTCATGACACGGCACTGGCGGCGGGTACGCCTTCTGTAGTGGTTACGGCGTGCGGGCCGGGAGTGACGTATCCGAAGCAGAACGAGCGGCTCTTTAACAGAGTCGCCAAACAGGGTGGGGCAATCATTTCGGAATACCCTCCCGGAACGACTCCTGACCGACATCGTTTTCTCACCCGTAACCGCCTCATTGCCGCGCTGTCACGAGGCAGCGTGGTCATCGAGGCGGCGTACCGCTCGGGGGCGTTGAACACGATGAAGTGGGCTAGGACGTTCAACCGTGTGTGCATGTCAGTGCCAGGCTCCATCATGAGCCAGGGCTCGTTGGGCACGAACCTGCTGATCTACAACAAAGAAGCGCAGATGGTGCTCAATGCTGATCAGATCCACGAATTGCTGAGCCCCGTCGGCGAGGTCGACGCGCAGATGGCCTTGGAATTCAAACACGAACCTAGCCCGCTCCAGCAGCTGTCCTACAACGAGTTGCGCGTCTACGACTCACTGCCGCCCGTCGGCCGAGGAGCGTCCGACGCGGAAACCGTTGCTGCTGCAGCAGGGATGGCTGTGGGGATTACCGTTCACCTGCTGCTTGAACTGGAGCAGCGCAAGCTGGTTGCGCGAGACAAGCGGCTCTGGCGCAGGGTGCCGCTTGGCGACGAGTCGCTGGAGTAA
- a CDS encoding YifB family Mg chelatase-like AAA ATPase, with translation MALASTWSATVEGVAAHMVTVEANVGPGLPGMYMVGLGDAAVKESRERIRTAVANAALPWPRTKIMVSLSPAHLRKGGSHFDLPIALSVLGSLDPRAQARLQRTMIMGELALDGSLRRVEGVLPMLLKLQQLGEDGTGDTAGGRAIDTVVVPRANAQEAALLNHGHILVGDSLPQVWRWLLGEVELETASAAQAPFSVDGGPDFADVAGQLFEREAMEVAAAGGHHMLMVGPPGSGKSMLAERLPTILPPLGVDEQITTTALHSASGISRGEIVVRRPFIAPHPSLTKVELIGGGAGTPQPGAVSQAHNGVLFLDEASEINAGVLDALRIPIETGRVVIRRHHREHMFPADFQLILAANPCPCGKEAAECRCHPTARSNHLANISGPLRDRLDIFLLTSSQSAIVSPEGAESSAEIAQRVAQARERAAWRWQQAGLEVSVNARVPSTLIRRDFTADEESMVTLQRMLYRRELTQRGVDRTLKLAWTIADLAGEDIPHIDHVDKAIALRGGLMQVVSA, from the coding sequence ATGGCGCTTGCTAGCACGTGGAGCGCCACTGTCGAAGGGGTGGCCGCGCACATGGTCACCGTAGAGGCCAACGTCGGTCCGGGGCTTCCCGGGATGTACATGGTGGGCTTGGGCGATGCCGCGGTCAAGGAGTCACGTGAGCGCATCCGCACCGCCGTAGCCAACGCCGCGCTGCCCTGGCCGCGCACGAAGATCATGGTGTCGCTCTCGCCTGCGCACCTGCGCAAGGGTGGGTCGCACTTTGACCTTCCGATCGCCTTGAGTGTGCTCGGGAGTTTGGATCCGCGGGCGCAAGCGCGGCTTCAGCGCACCATGATCATGGGCGAGCTCGCGCTAGATGGCTCATTGCGACGCGTCGAAGGCGTCCTGCCAATGCTGCTGAAGTTGCAGCAACTGGGCGAGGATGGAACCGGGGACACTGCGGGTGGACGCGCGATCGACACGGTTGTCGTGCCGCGGGCGAATGCGCAGGAGGCGGCGTTGCTCAATCACGGCCACATCTTGGTGGGGGACTCGCTTCCGCAGGTGTGGCGGTGGTTGCTCGGGGAGGTTGAACTCGAAACCGCGTCCGCTGCGCAGGCGCCGTTCTCGGTTGACGGTGGACCAGACTTCGCTGACGTTGCGGGTCAACTGTTCGAGCGAGAAGCGATGGAGGTCGCGGCTGCGGGCGGGCACCACATGCTCATGGTGGGACCACCCGGGTCGGGGAAATCGATGCTCGCTGAACGCTTGCCGACGATCCTTCCGCCGCTGGGTGTAGACGAACAGATCACGACGACCGCGTTGCACTCCGCGTCGGGGATCTCCCGTGGGGAGATCGTGGTGCGACGGCCGTTTATCGCGCCGCACCCGTCGCTGACGAAGGTTGAGCTCATTGGCGGCGGTGCTGGCACCCCGCAGCCGGGCGCGGTGAGCCAAGCGCATAACGGTGTGCTGTTTCTCGACGAGGCCTCTGAGATAAACGCGGGGGTGTTGGACGCGCTGCGCATCCCGATTGAAACCGGCCGTGTGGTGATCCGCCGTCACCACCGCGAGCACATGTTCCCGGCGGATTTCCAGCTCATCCTCGCCGCGAACCCGTGCCCGTGCGGTAAGGAAGCAGCGGAGTGCCGTTGCCACCCAACTGCCCGGTCGAATCACTTGGCGAACATTTCGGGACCGCTGCGTGATCGGTTGGACATTTTCTTGCTCACCTCATCCCAGTCGGCGATCGTCAGCCCGGAGGGGGCGGAAAGTTCCGCCGAGATCGCGCAGCGGGTAGCCCAAGCCCGTGAACGGGCGGCGTGGCGCTGGCAGCAGGCGGGCCTTGAGGTTTCAGTGAATGCACGCGTGCCGTCCACCCTCATCCGACGAGATTTCACCGCCGATGAGGAGTCCATGGTGACCCTGCAACGCATGCTGTATCGCCGCGAACTAACTCAACGAGGCGTCGACCGAACGTTAAAGCTGGCCTGGACAATCGCTGATCTAGCTGGCGAGGACATCCCGCATATCGACCACGTGGATAAGGCAATTGCGCTGCGCGGCGGGTTAATGCAGGTGGTGAGCGCATGA
- a CDS encoding YraN family protein, translated as MTTQQMPSTTTRGNTGQPPGHPDSPIADQYALGKAGEAAAVRWYEEMGCRLFGARVRCRAGELDAIMLDPDGTVVFIEVKTRRSGEYGGAEAVTAKKLATMRRCAAEWLSRHPEAGPRPVRFDVVDVRFDGAAFTARRYEGVDDGAC; from the coding sequence GTGACCACACAGCAGATGCCATCCACCACCACCCGCGGCAACACCGGCCAGCCGCCAGGCCATCCAGATAGCCCGATCGCCGACCAATACGCGCTGGGCAAGGCAGGCGAAGCCGCTGCGGTGCGCTGGTACGAGGAAATGGGGTGCCGGCTGTTCGGCGCGCGGGTGCGGTGCCGAGCCGGTGAGCTCGACGCGATCATGCTGGACCCGGACGGCACCGTGGTGTTTATTGAGGTGAAGACCCGCAGAAGCGGCGAGTACGGCGGAGCGGAGGCGGTGACCGCGAAGAAGCTTGCAACCATGCGACGGTGCGCCGCGGAGTGGCTGTCGCGCCACCCGGAGGCAGGTCCGAGGCCGGTGCGTTTCGACGTGGTGGATGTCCGCTTCGATGGGGCGGCTTTCACCGCGCGGCGCTACGAAGGGGTCGACGATGGCGCTTGCTAG
- a CDS encoding nuclear transport factor 2 family protein, producing the protein MVYAMIVRNKVRSIFDQINAGNYQPMVDGLGTPFEYIFHGEHALGGRRTSKEAMHRWWERVFRLLPGAKFDVRDVLVSGGPWNTRIAVRAQVSGPLPDGERYENTVFQFMTLKWGKVVSVETVEDLQVLERALRAVAEAGNEEALAPPIIG; encoded by the coding sequence ATGGTCTACGCGATGATCGTGCGGAACAAGGTGCGAAGCATCTTCGACCAGATCAATGCTGGCAATTATCAGCCAATGGTGGATGGGCTCGGAACACCGTTCGAGTACATCTTCCATGGTGAACACGCCCTCGGCGGTCGACGAACCTCCAAGGAGGCGATGCATCGCTGGTGGGAGCGCGTGTTCCGTCTCCTTCCCGGTGCGAAGTTCGACGTTCGTGACGTCCTGGTCAGCGGCGGACCCTGGAACACCCGCATCGCTGTGCGGGCACAGGTCAGCGGGCCTCTGCCGGATGGCGAGAGGTACGAAAACACCGTCTTTCAGTTCATGACGCTCAAATGGGGAAAGGTCGTGTCAGTAGAGACGGTTGAGGATCTGCAGGTTCTCGAGCGCGCACTTCGCGCGGTTGCCGAGGCAGGAAACGAGGAAGCCCTCGCGCCGCCAATTATCGGCTAA
- a CDS encoding DUF2469 domain-containing protein encodes MSAEELDNYEAEVELSLYREYRDVASQFSYVVETDRRFYLANAVELIPHTEGKDVYYEVRMSDCWVWDMYRAVRFVRYVRVITYKDVNIEELDKPDLTFPDRA; translated from the coding sequence ATGAGCGCTGAAGAGCTGGATAACTACGAAGCCGAAGTAGAGCTGTCTCTTTACCGCGAATACCGCGACGTGGCCAGCCAGTTTTCTTACGTAGTGGAGACTGACCGGCGCTTCTACCTGGCGAATGCTGTCGAGCTCATCCCCCACACCGAGGGCAAGGATGTGTACTACGAAGTGCGCATGTCCGACTGTTGGGTGTGGGACATGTACCGCGCAGTGCGCTTTGTGCGCTACGTTCGCGTGATCACCTACAAGGACGTCAACATCGAGGAGTTGGACAAGCCCGATCTGACGTTCCCGGATCGCGCGTAG
- a CDS encoding ribonuclease HII, which yields MRRLKQLRTYEVALDKAGLGPVAGVDEAGRGACFGPMTVAACILPPRPVKELEELTDSKQLTAGKRELLYDAIVTTSTSFAIVHIPAAEIDRRGIQAANLDGARRAVALLEPSPSYVLMDAFRIPGLPMPQLPIVGGDYTARCIAAASVLAKVSRDRLITAMAEEFPQYGLEAHKGYSTRAHLDAVRRHGASVQHRYSYANIREANEVYEGSIAR from the coding sequence GTGCGCCGCCTCAAACAGCTGCGCACGTACGAAGTCGCGCTGGACAAGGCAGGCTTAGGCCCGGTCGCTGGTGTCGACGAAGCCGGTCGCGGCGCGTGCTTCGGCCCCATGACCGTCGCCGCGTGCATCTTGCCGCCTCGCCCGGTCAAAGAGCTCGAGGAGCTCACCGATTCAAAGCAGCTCACGGCTGGCAAGAGGGAGTTACTTTACGACGCTATCGTGACAACGTCCACCTCTTTCGCCATCGTGCATATCCCCGCAGCGGAGATCGACCGGCGTGGGATCCAGGCTGCCAATCTGGACGGTGCGAGGCGGGCAGTGGCGTTGCTCGAGCCGTCGCCAAGCTATGTGCTCATGGATGCGTTTAGGATTCCTGGCCTGCCGATGCCCCAACTGCCGATTGTGGGCGGCGATTACACCGCGCGCTGCATTGCTGCGGCGAGTGTGCTGGCGAAGGTGAGCCGCGACCGCCTGATTACCGCGATGGCTGAGGAGTTTCCGCAGTACGGTTTAGAGGCGCACAAAGGCTACTCCACACGTGCGCATTTGGACGCGGTGCGCCGCCACGGCGCGAGCGTGCAGCACCGTTATAGTTATGCAAACATCCGTGAAGCCAACGAGGTTTACGAAGGGTCGATTGCCAGATGA
- the lepB gene encoding signal peptidase I, which produces MLQEAPEAEERQAEERQETPWYIEIPAVVLLTLLLLFVMQTFIGRLYVIPSSSMEPTLHGANGTGDRIFVEKVSYYFTDPEPGDVVVFAGTDSWNTGFSTNRSSNTFVRGIQEVGSWVGLVPKDENTLVKRIVAEGGQTVSCQEGDPAVMVDGQPIDQSYILTPPTYEVDDSTGSEACGGKYFGPVEVPEGHYFMMGDNRTNSMDSRYHLGDEFQGTIPEENLRGKVQAIVFPFDRIGGVANPEIQQ; this is translated from the coding sequence GTGCTGCAGGAGGCTCCCGAAGCCGAAGAGCGCCAAGCCGAGGAGCGCCAGGAAACGCCGTGGTACATCGAGATCCCGGCGGTGGTGCTGCTGACGTTGCTGCTGCTGTTTGTCATGCAGACGTTCATTGGCAGGCTCTACGTCATTCCGTCGTCGTCGATGGAGCCGACGCTGCACGGTGCGAACGGCACCGGCGACCGCATCTTCGTGGAGAAGGTGAGCTACTACTTCACCGACCCGGAGCCGGGTGACGTGGTGGTGTTCGCGGGCACCGATTCGTGGAACACCGGCTTTTCCACCAACCGCTCCAGCAACACCTTTGTGCGTGGGATCCAGGAGGTCGGATCTTGGGTCGGCCTGGTGCCCAAGGATGAGAACACGCTGGTGAAGCGTATCGTCGCGGAGGGCGGCCAGACCGTCTCCTGCCAGGAGGGTGACCCAGCGGTGATGGTGGACGGCCAGCCGATCGACCAGTCTTACATCCTCACGCCTCCGACCTACGAGGTGGACGATTCCACTGGTTCAGAAGCCTGTGGCGGCAAGTACTTCGGCCCCGTCGAGGTGCCGGAGGGCCACTACTTCATGATGGGCGACAACCGCACCAACTCCATGGATTCTCGCTACCACTTAGGCGATGAGTTCCAGGGCACGATCCCGGAGGAGAACCTGCGCGGCAAGGTCCAGGCGATTGTCTTCCCGTTTGACCGCATCGGCGGCGTCGCCAACCCGGAGATCCAGCAGTAA
- the rplS gene encoding 50S ribosomal protein L19, whose amino-acid sequence MSNGVIDLVDAGQLRDDIPDFRPGDTLDVHVKVIEGNVTRTQIFTGFVVRRQGGGIRETFTVRKISFGIGVERTFPVHSPNIEKIEVVRKGKVRRAKLYYMRDLRGKAARIKERR is encoded by the coding sequence ATGTCCAACGGCGTTATTGATCTTGTCGACGCAGGCCAGCTGCGCGACGACATCCCCGACTTCCGCCCCGGCGACACCCTTGACGTGCACGTCAAGGTGATCGAGGGCAACGTCACCCGTACCCAGATCTTCACCGGTTTCGTTGTGCGCCGCCAGGGCGGCGGCATCCGCGAGACCTTCACCGTTCGCAAGATCTCCTTCGGTATCGGCGTGGAGCGTACCTTCCCGGTTCACTCCCCGAACATCGAGAAGATCGAGGTTGTTCGCAAGGGTAAGGTTCGCCGCGCGAAGCTGTACTACATGCGCGACCTGCGCGGCAAGGCTGCCCGCATCAAGGAACGCCGCTAA
- a CDS encoding Tex family protein produces MTFADTIATELNVRPSQVEAALTLLAEGNTVPFIARYRKEATGGLDDAQLRHIEERNTYLRELAERKDTVLASIEEQGKLTDELKQAILAADTKARVEDLYLPYKKRRKTKADIAREAGLEELEQLLIDDPTLDPITAAANFTSEGFPDAAAALEGARAILVDRFALDADLVSEVRDRVFEQGTLRASVVSGKETEGANFADYFDFSEPFTKLPSHRILALLRGETEGVLTLDFDPGEEAIYEGMIVRAFDLPHSEWVNKAVRWGWRTKLQVAANLDTRMRLREVAEAGALEVFKTNLRDVLLAAPAGQRATLALDPGYRNGVKCAVVDGTGKVLATSIVYPHQPQNRWDAARNELAGLAAEHGVELIAVGNGTASRESEKLAGEVADMIAQAGGKRPTPVVVSESGASIYSASPIAAEEFPDMGVSLRSAVSIARRLQDPLAELVKVDPKSIGVGQYQHDVNQTALAQTLDAVVEDAVNSVGVDVNTASVPLLERVAGLSPTVAKNVVAYRDEHGGFTTRKELAKVPRLGPKAYEQAAGFLRIQGGANPLDASAVHPEAYPVVERVAQATGLATEQLIGNTAVLSKLRAEEFADEQFGVPTVTDILAELDKPGRDPRPEFKTAAFKEGVTEVKDLKPGMILEGTVTNVAAFGAFVDVGVHQDGLVHVSAMSNRFVSDPHEIVRSGEVVKVKVMDVDVARNRIGLSLRLDDEPGQASRKPNKPQNGRGKQTKRNAGDRRQATGSLADALKQAGFGN; encoded by the coding sequence ATGACTTTCGCAGACACCATCGCGACAGAACTCAACGTGCGCCCCTCCCAAGTGGAGGCGGCGCTTACGCTTTTAGCGGAGGGCAACACCGTCCCGTTCATCGCTCGCTACCGCAAGGAAGCCACCGGCGGGCTCGACGACGCGCAGCTGCGCCACATCGAGGAGCGCAATACCTACCTGCGTGAACTCGCAGAGCGCAAGGACACCGTGCTCGCCAGCATCGAAGAACAGGGCAAGCTCACCGACGAGCTCAAGCAGGCCATCCTCGCCGCCGACACCAAAGCCCGCGTCGAGGACCTCTACCTGCCGTACAAGAAGCGCCGCAAGACCAAGGCGGACATTGCACGAGAGGCTGGGCTCGAGGAGCTCGAGCAATTGCTTATCGACGACCCCACGCTCGACCCCATCACCGCAGCGGCCAACTTCACCTCGGAAGGCTTCCCAGACGCGGCAGCCGCGCTGGAGGGGGCGCGTGCGATCTTGGTGGACCGCTTCGCGCTCGATGCGGACTTGGTCAGCGAGGTGCGCGACCGCGTCTTCGAGCAGGGCACGCTCCGTGCCTCGGTGGTCAGCGGCAAAGAAACTGAAGGTGCGAATTTCGCTGACTACTTCGACTTCTCCGAGCCGTTCACCAAGCTGCCCAGCCACCGCATCCTCGCGCTCCTGCGCGGTGAGACGGAAGGCGTGCTCACTCTGGACTTCGACCCAGGTGAGGAGGCCATTTACGAGGGCATGATCGTGCGGGCCTTCGACCTGCCCCACAGCGAGTGGGTGAACAAAGCGGTGCGCTGGGGCTGGCGCACTAAGTTGCAGGTAGCGGCGAACCTGGACACCCGGATGCGACTGAGAGAAGTCGCGGAAGCGGGCGCTTTGGAAGTGTTCAAGACCAACCTGCGCGACGTGCTGCTGGCCGCGCCTGCGGGGCAGCGCGCGACCCTGGCGCTGGACCCGGGCTACCGCAACGGCGTGAAATGCGCGGTGGTGGACGGCACCGGCAAAGTCTTGGCCACCAGCATCGTCTACCCACACCAGCCGCAGAACCGGTGGGATGCAGCCCGCAACGAACTTGCGGGGCTCGCCGCTGAACACGGCGTTGAGCTGATCGCCGTTGGTAACGGCACCGCGTCACGCGAGTCGGAGAAGCTCGCCGGCGAGGTCGCGGACATGATCGCCCAAGCTGGCGGGAAGCGCCCAACGCCGGTGGTGGTCAGCGAGTCGGGCGCATCGATCTATTCCGCGAGCCCGATCGCGGCGGAGGAGTTTCCAGACATGGGCGTCTCGCTGCGTTCGGCGGTCTCCATCGCCCGTCGGTTGCAAGATCCGCTCGCGGAGCTGGTGAAGGTCGACCCGAAGTCGATTGGTGTGGGCCAGTACCAGCACGACGTGAACCAGACCGCGCTCGCCCAAACCCTCGACGCGGTGGTGGAAGACGCCGTGAACTCCGTCGGCGTGGACGTGAACACCGCGTCCGTGCCGCTGCTCGAGCGCGTCGCAGGCTTGAGCCCCACGGTGGCCAAGAACGTCGTGGCTTACCGCGACGAGCACGGCGGATTCACCACCCGCAAGGAGCTGGCGAAGGTGCCGCGGCTTGGGCCGAAGGCGTACGAGCAGGCCGCCGGCTTCCTGCGCATCCAAGGTGGCGCGAACCCGCTCGACGCCTCAGCGGTGCACCCGGAGGCCTACCCGGTGGTGGAGCGCGTCGCACAGGCGACGGGCTTGGCCACCGAGCAGCTGATCGGCAACACCGCGGTGCTGTCGAAACTCCGGGCGGAAGAGTTCGCCGACGAGCAGTTCGGCGTGCCCACGGTGACCGATATCCTCGCGGAGCTGGACAAACCCGGCCGTGATCCGCGCCCGGAGTTCAAGACCGCGGCGTTCAAAGAAGGCGTCACCGAGGTCAAAGACCTCAAACCCGGCATGATCCTCGAAGGCACCGTGACCAACGTGGCCGCGTTCGGCGCGTTCGTCGACGTCGGCGTCCACCAGGACGGCCTGGTGCACGTCTCTGCGATGAGCAACCGCTTCGTCTCCGACCCGCACGAAATCGTGCGCTCGGGCGAGGTGGTCAAGGTCAAGGTGATGGACGTGGACGTCGCCCGCAACCGCATCGGCCTGAGCCTCCGGCTCGACGATGAACCTGGGCAAGCGAGCCGCAAACCCAACAAACCACAGAACGGCCGCGGGAAGCAGACGAAGCGGAACGCGGGGGACCGTCGACAAGCAACTGGCTCTTTGGCCGATGCCTTGAAGCAAGCCGGATTTGGGAACTGA